Proteins encoded by one window of Mercenaria mercenaria strain notata chromosome 4, MADL_Memer_1, whole genome shotgun sequence:
- the LOC123553437 gene encoding heavy metal-binding protein HIP-like: protein MNSVVLFLSVLARCCVNSLVLEQQTDQDVLQLLVKLEAKVTTLEDKIRVLEESGISTKKEPSPAFMATLSHRVETCATDQPLIFDNVRLNIGSGYDQRHGLFRAPRNGTYQISATLTATPNTQYHVAFVKNMASNHVGYLFVDNISIWLERSTSLVMHLNAGDDIWLSCIYGNSAIHGYQTGKANDYDSHFQVL, encoded by the exons ATGAActcagttgttttatttttgtcagtGTTAGCTAGatgttgtgtaaacagtttagttTTAGAACAACAAACGGATCAAGATGTTCTGCAGTTGCTTGTTAAACTGGAAGCAAAAGTAACAACGCTAGAGGACAAGATAAGAGTATTAGAGGAATCAG GGATTTCAACGAAGAAAGAACCGAGTCCGGCATTCATGGCAACTCTATCACACAGGGTTGAAACTTGCGCCACCGATCAGCCACTGATTTTTGACAATGTAAGGCTCAACATAGGATCTGGCTACGACCAAAGACATGGACTGTTTAGAGCGCCAAGGAATGGAACTTATCAAATCAGTGCTACCTTAACTGCTACACCGAATACCCAGTACCATGTCGCATTTGTTAAAAACATGGCATCAAATCATGTTGGTTATCTTTTTGTTGATAATATCAGCATATGGTTAGAAAGAAGTACGTCGCTAGTAATGCACCTAAATGCTGGCGATGATATTTGGTTGTCATGTATCTATGGCAATAGTGCTATTCATGGCTACCAAACTGGCAAAGCAAATGACTACGATTCACATTTTCAGGTTTTATGA
- the LOC123553436 gene encoding uncharacterized protein LOC123553436, with product MVLKIIVLLYVFCFGAKGVYSLVLDQQTDPNVLQLLVKLEADFNNMKSKMEELEESCTCAAPSHQLTQSFMATLGHTFTCAVNQAVIFDTVKLNQGTGYDNRHGVFRAAKNGTYHFGATFTVAPQTDFRVAFVKNFASNHIGYLFGGVGHSFWQETSTSIVTHLNAGDDVWLSCLSPSTLQGDSDTVNDYHTYHSHFSGFMVAEP from the exons ATGGTTCTCAAAATTATAGTTTTATTATATGTATTCTGTTTTGGTGCAAAAGGCGTGTATAGTCTTGTACTAGACCAGCAGACGGACCCAAACGTCCTTCAACTTCTTGTTAAACTGGAGGCTGACTTTAACAACATGAAATCTAAGATGGAGGAATTGGAAGAATCGTGtacat GTGCCGCACCTTCTCATCAGCTGACACAATCGTTCATGGCTACGTTGGGCCACACATTTACATGCGCCGTAAACCAAGCGGTCATATTTGATACTGTCAAACTGAACCAAGGCACTGGCTACGATAACAGGCACGGTGTGTTCCGTGCAGCAAAAAATGGAACGTACCACTTTGGTGCTACTTTTACTGTAGCACCACAGACAGATTTCCGCGTTGCTTTTGTTAAAAACTTTGCATCTAACCACATAGGATATTTATTTGGAGGCGTTGGACACAGTTTCTGGCAAGAGACCAGCACTTCAATTGTTACCCATCTAAATGCTGGCGACGATGTATGGCTGTCTTGCCTGAGCCCAAGTACGTTACAAGGGGATTCAGACACGGTAAACGACTATCACACGTATCACTCGCATTTTTCCGGATTTATGGTTGCTGAACCTTAA
- the LOC123551954 gene encoding heavy metal-binding protein HIP-like: MNSIALFLSVVACDCVKSLVLEQQTDPDVLQLLVKLEAKVSTLEDKIRVLEESGLATKKEPNPAFMVTLTHRVETCATDQPLIFDNVRLNIGSGYDKRHGLFRAPRNGTYQISATLTATPNTQYHVAFVKNMASNHVGYLYADNISLWLERSTSLVMHLDAGDDVWLSCIYGNSAIHGFQTGKAPDYDSHFSGFMISED, translated from the exons ATGAATTCAATTGCTTTATTTTTGTCAGTGGTAGCTTGTGATTGTGTGAAGAGTTTAGTTTTAGAACAACAAACGGATCCTGATGTTCTGCAGTTGCTTGTTAAACTGGAAGCAAAAGTTTCAACGCTAGAGGACAAGATAAGAGTATTGGAGGAATCAG GGCTTGCAACTAAAAAAGAACCGAATCCGGCATTTATGGTAACACTGACGCACAGGGTTGAAACTTGCGCCACCGATCAGCCACTGATTTTTGACAATGTACGGCTCAACATAGGATCTGGCTACGACAAAAGACATGGACTGTTTAGAGCACCAAGGAATGGAACTTATCAAATCAGTGCTACCTTAACTGCTACACCGAATACCCAGTACCATGTCGCATTTGTTAAAAACATGGCATCAAATCATGTGGGCTATCTGTATGCGGACAATATCAGTCTATGGTTAGAAAGAAGTACGTCGCTAGTAATGCATTTAGATGCCGGAGATGATGTTTGGTTGTCATGTATCTATGGCAACAGTGCTATTCATGGCTTCCAAACTGGCAAAGCGCCTGACTACGATTCGCATTTTTCAGGTTTTATGATTAGTGAAGATTGA
- the LOC128556414 gene encoding uncharacterized protein LOC128556414 — protein MLFKIVVLFCVFGVGAIGVYSLVLDQQTDPNVLQLLVKLEADFNNMKSKVEELEESCTCAAPSHQPTQAFMATLGHTLACTVNQAVIFDTFKLNQGTGYDNRHGIFRASKNGTYHFGATVSAAPQTDFHVAFVKNLASNHIGYLYGGVGHSFWQETSTSIVTHLNAGDDVWLSCLSSSTLQGDLDAGNDYKTYHSHFSGFMIAVP, from the exons ATGCTTTTCAAAATTGTAGTTTTATTCTGCGTATTCGGTGTTGGTGCAATAGGCGTTTATAGTCTTGTACTGGACCAGCAGACGGACCCAAACGTCCTTCAACTTCTTGTTAAACTGGAGGCTGACTTTAACAACATGAAATCTAAGGTGGAGGAATTGGAAGAATCGTGTACAT GTGCCGCACCGTCTCATCAGCCGACGCAAGCGTTCATGGCTACGTTAGGTCACACACTCGCATGCACCGTAAACCAAGCGGTCATTTTCGATACTTTCAAACTGAACCAAGGCACTGGCTACGATAACAGGCACGGGATATTCCGTGCATCGAAAAATGGCACGTACCATTTTGGCGCTACTGTCAGTGCAGCGCCACAGACAGATTTCCACGTTGCGTTTGTTAAAAACCTTGCATCTAACCACATAGGATATTTATACGGAGGTGTTGGACACAGTTTCTGGCAAGAGACTAGCACTTCAATAGTTACCCATCTAAATGCTGGCGACGATGTATGGCTGTCTTGCCTGAGCTCAAGTACGTTACAAGGGGATTTAGACGCGGGGAACGACTATAAGACGTATCACTCGCATTTTTCCGGATTTATGATTGCCGTACCTTAA